In Synechococcus sp. PCC 6312, one genomic interval encodes:
- a CDS encoding AMIN domain-containing protein: MNQSQALQRIGVSCLTASLLLPLAQPAAFGADTEITGIKLNSTPNGIQVVFNVQGNLRPPVFTVNRGNASIADISNSQLRLPQGGAFRQDNPAPGITSLEVAQLDPKTIRITVNGVASAPSSQVVRKPDGSGLLLNFITAQKPAGPATPPISGQPANTFPGPNPVPPLQARAVAPPVGDIVIAPVLSDPDVIDLGTSERIPRLLLREAPVREVLGLLARAAGANIAYSEDSGGPGAGPQTISLDIENESVQDVFNYVIRVAGLQANRQGRTIFVGSQLPPEAQNRIVRTIRLNQMWATIQTQTVQTLTSQANTGGSVGAIAGSASSGTTAGTSTPVQTSINRQTQITDNINQLGALELLQSYGANQGATTPQGSQFQSTLLAGLSVIADARTNSVTLIGTPRKVEMAMSIISQLDVRKRQAMVNVKFVDVNLLKGRVFNTNIQTNFGDSLTAAIFDPNGLSVSSGTQPPGQSPPVVIPPDRENTTAIIFPPIAIPGLPVGQTVSNFFANIILQVQTGNVTILTNPTLVIQEGSAAQVNLTQEVFSGITSTASTTGTGSGAAVAATSITPIIRQAGVIFNVTIDQIDDNGFITMQLSPEVSAPSGTYSVVFPGVSLPSTGTLLSQRRMESGRIRLRDGQTLVLAGIIQDQDRSTVTKIPILGDLPILGRLFRQESSTRDRRELVVMVTPKVMDDSQNATNGYIYSPGQGISPQMQQQILTPPRRY, from the coding sequence GTGAACCAGTCTCAAGCGTTACAACGAATCGGGGTCAGTTGCCTGACTGCTAGTCTCCTGTTGCCTTTAGCCCAACCCGCGGCTTTTGGGGCAGATACGGAAATTACCGGGATTAAGTTGAACAGTACCCCCAATGGGATTCAAGTTGTCTTTAATGTGCAAGGAAATTTGCGTCCTCCTGTCTTCACGGTCAATCGGGGTAACGCCTCCATTGCCGATATTTCCAACAGTCAACTCCGCTTACCCCAAGGAGGAGCCTTCCGCCAAGATAACCCGGCTCCTGGCATCACCTCCTTAGAAGTTGCCCAGCTTGATCCCAAAACGATTCGGATTACAGTTAACGGTGTTGCTTCGGCCCCAAGCTCTCAGGTTGTCCGCAAACCCGATGGCTCCGGGCTACTTCTGAATTTTATCACCGCCCAAAAACCCGCTGGCCCAGCGACTCCACCCATTTCTGGACAGCCCGCCAATACATTCCCCGGCCCAAACCCTGTGCCACCACTCCAAGCCCGCGCCGTGGCCCCACCTGTGGGAGATATCGTGATTGCCCCGGTGCTCTCTGACCCGGATGTGATTGATTTGGGAACCTCTGAACGAATTCCTCGCCTCCTCTTACGGGAAGCCCCAGTCCGCGAAGTATTAGGTCTTTTAGCCCGGGCAGCAGGAGCTAACATTGCCTACTCAGAGGACAGTGGTGGGCCTGGGGCAGGGCCACAAACCATATCCCTAGATATTGAAAATGAGTCTGTCCAAGATGTCTTCAACTATGTGATTCGGGTAGCAGGATTACAGGCTAATCGCCAGGGACGCACCATTTTCGTTGGCTCCCAACTTCCCCCAGAGGCCCAAAATCGGATTGTCCGCACCATTCGGTTGAACCAAATGTGGGCTACCATTCAAACCCAGACGGTACAAACCCTCACTTCCCAGGCCAATACAGGTGGGAGTGTCGGTGCAATTGCTGGCTCCGCTAGCAGTGGGACAACGGCTGGTACGTCTACCCCTGTCCAAACCTCCATTAACCGGCAAACCCAGATTACCGATAACATCAATCAACTCGGGGCCCTCGAACTGTTGCAATCCTATGGGGCAAACCAAGGTGCAACAACCCCACAAGGTTCCCAGTTTCAAAGTACCCTATTGGCTGGCCTGTCCGTAATTGCCGATGCGCGGACAAACTCTGTCACCTTGATTGGCACTCCCCGGAAGGTGGAAATGGCCATGAGTATCATTTCCCAATTGGATGTTCGCAAGCGACAAGCCATGGTGAACGTTAAGTTTGTGGATGTGAACCTCCTCAAGGGCCGAGTGTTTAACACTAATATTCAAACCAATTTTGGCGATAGCTTGACAGCAGCAATCTTCGATCCTAATGGCTTAAGCGTTAGCAGTGGCACTCAACCCCCTGGCCAAAGCCCCCCTGTTGTCATCCCACCGGATCGGGAAAATACAACGGCGATTATCTTTCCGCCCATTGCCATCCCAGGCCTGCCTGTCGGTCAAACCGTTAGTAATTTCTTTGCCAATATCATCCTTCAAGTACAAACGGGAAATGTAACCATCCTGACCAATCCAACCCTAGTCATTCAAGAAGGGAGTGCGGCTCAGGTTAACTTGACCCAAGAAGTGTTTTCGGGGATTACTTCCACGGCTTCTACAACGGGTACAGGGAGTGGAGCCGCCGTTGCTGCGACCAGTATTACGCCCATCATTCGCCAGGCCGGGGTCATTTTTAACGTCACGATTGACCAGATTGATGATAATGGCTTTATTACGATGCAACTGTCGCCGGAAGTCAGTGCCCCCAGTGGAACTTACTCAGTGGTTTTCCCAGGTGTTTCTCTGCCTTCGACTGGAACCTTATTATCCCAACGACGAATGGAGTCGGGGCGGATTCGCCTACGGGATGGGCAAACTCTGGTTCTGGCAGGGATTATTCAGGATCAGGATCGTTCAACCGTGACGAAAATTCCCATCTTGGGTGATCTTCCGATCCTGGGACGTTTGTTCCGGCAAGAATCGAGTACCCGTGATCGGCGGGAGTTGGTGGTGATGGTGACACCAAAAGTGATGGATGATTCCCAAAACGCCACCAACGGCTACATCTACTCCCCAGGCCAAGGCATTAGCCCCCAAATGCAGCAGCAAATTCTCACCCCTCCTCGCCGGTACTAG
- the folP gene encoding dihydropteroate synthase, translating to MGILNITPDSFSDGGEFVSLEAALKQAQGLADAGVDILDVGGQSTRPGAVEISLDQELGRVIPVIQAIRQGLDIAISIDTTRSEVAQAALNAGADLINDVSGGKDDPKIFQVAAQTEAPIILMHRRGTPQTMQTLTDYRDLIGELQEFFQTQISTALSFGISKSRIVIDPGIGFAKTTTQNIQLLQNLRHFQTLGCPILVGTSRKRFIGEILNQPEPKGRVWGTAATCCYAIAQGVDLVRVHDGLEIVQTCRMADALWRKP from the coding sequence ATGGGGATTTTGAATATCACCCCAGATAGTTTCAGTGATGGGGGTGAGTTTGTCAGCCTAGAAGCAGCCTTAAAACAAGCTCAAGGATTAGCTGATGCGGGCGTGGATATTTTAGATGTTGGCGGCCAATCCACCCGGCCTGGGGCTGTTGAAATTTCATTAGATCAAGAACTAGGGCGAGTCATTCCAGTGATTCAAGCGATCCGCCAGGGATTAGACATAGCCATTTCGATTGATACAACTCGCTCCGAGGTGGCCCAGGCCGCTCTGAATGCCGGAGCCGATCTGATTAATGACGTTTCTGGAGGGAAAGATGATCCCAAAATTTTTCAAGTAGCAGCCCAGACCGAGGCTCCAATCATCTTGATGCACCGCCGCGGCACTCCCCAAACCATGCAAACTCTGACCGATTACCGGGATTTAATTGGGGAATTACAAGAGTTTTTCCAGACCCAAATTTCGACTGCCCTAAGTTTTGGTATCTCTAAGTCTCGGATTGTGATTGATCCAGGGATCGGCTTTGCCAAAACAACGACTCAAAATATCCAACTCTTGCAAAACCTCCGGCATTTTCAAACCCTCGGCTGTCCCATTCTGGTCGGAACCTCTCGGAAACGGTTTATTGGCGAAATCCTCAACCAACCAGAGCCAAAGGGCCGGGTTTGGGGAACTGCTGCCACCTGTTGCTATGCCATTGCCCAAGGGGTAGATCTGGTTCGCGTCCATGATGGCCTGGAAATAGTCCAAACCTGTCGCATGGCCGATGCCCTCTGGCGAAAACCCTAA
- the obgE gene encoding GTPase ObgE, translated as MQFIDQAEIEVRAGKGGDGIVAFRREKYVPAGGPAGGNGGHGGSVILEAVTHLQTLLDFQYARIFKGEDGKRGGPSNMTGASGPDRIIQVPCGTVVLDAQTGEMLGDLVEPGQQLLVAKGGKGGLGNKHFLSNSKRAPDYALPGLAGEERFLRLELKLLAEVGIIGQPNAGKSTLISILSAARPKIADYPFTTLIPNLGVVRRPNGDGTVFADIPGLIAGAHLGAGLGHEFLRHIERTKVLIHLLDATGDDPFAAYETIQAELAAYGHGLASRPQIVALNKIDALLPEDIETIQAQFPDSLNILTISAATGAGLEVLLTHVWACLDAYNQDRQDMNDDDTLLYVPI; from the coding sequence ATGCAATTTATTGATCAAGCCGAAATTGAAGTCCGGGCCGGGAAAGGGGGAGATGGGATTGTCGCCTTTCGGCGGGAAAAATATGTGCCAGCCGGGGGGCCAGCCGGGGGCAATGGCGGCCATGGCGGTTCCGTGATTTTGGAGGCGGTGACTCATTTACAAACTCTTTTGGATTTTCAATATGCCCGCATTTTTAAGGGTGAAGATGGCAAACGGGGCGGCCCGAGTAATATGACTGGAGCGAGTGGGCCGGATCGGATCATTCAAGTTCCCTGTGGCACAGTGGTTTTAGATGCGCAGACTGGGGAAATGTTGGGGGATTTGGTCGAGCCAGGCCAGCAGTTATTAGTCGCTAAAGGGGGAAAAGGGGGCCTGGGGAATAAACATTTCTTGAGCAACAGCAAACGAGCCCCAGATTATGCCCTACCCGGCCTGGCAGGAGAAGAACGATTTTTGCGACTAGAACTCAAACTCTTAGCCGAAGTGGGGATTATTGGTCAGCCCAATGCCGGTAAATCTACCTTAATTTCCATTCTCTCCGCTGCCCGCCCGAAAATTGCTGATTATCCCTTTACAACTTTAATCCCAAATTTAGGGGTAGTCCGCCGACCGAATGGGGATGGAACTGTGTTTGCCGATATTCCGGGATTGATTGCAGGGGCGCATTTGGGGGCCGGCCTGGGCCATGAGTTTTTACGCCATATTGAACGCACCAAGGTCCTAATTCATTTGCTGGATGCCACCGGAGATGATCCTTTTGCAGCCTATGAGACGATCCAGGCCGAGTTAGCCGCCTATGGTCATGGGTTAGCCAGCCGCCCGCAAATTGTGGCCCTGAATAAAATTGATGCCCTACTCCCAGAGGATATAGAGACAATCCAGGCCCAGTTTCCCGATTCCTTAAATATTTTGACGATTTCTGCCGCGACTGGAGCTGGCCTGGAAGTGCTTTTAACCCATGTTTGGGCTTGTCTGGATGCCTACAATCAAGATAGGCAAGATATGAATGATGACGATACGCTGCTTTATGTCCCCATCTGA
- a CDS encoding site-2 protease family protein yields MVWVSLLLLGLILYLLVQRGAARMSRTPAWLLWLVLMMPAFFIVAWMLVKGQQAIPSLLLIMVFIFSSFLYWVLLRRNLPAAPTPETNPQAQAEAEPVQNLLNRAEEAQLQGCFPWSLYYLQQIEYRPQAVICRGQMRGQAEKVYTTVQDNIALQFGDRFLVTFQMGGSDKPFFALIPKQRIPSPGQLTRPLVTGLLFAFTLLTTTLAGAALAQPNLTVAMVIRSPQLLLAGLPYALALVGILGVHESGHYFMAKYYQIQATLPYFIPIPFGLGTLGAFIQIRSPIPHRRALFDVGIAGPLAGLLVTLPILVWGLGQSQLVELPQDSSSRLSIEALNPRISILFALFCRFVWGADLTTLSGIHLHPVAIAGALGLVVTALNLMPVGQLDGGHIVHAMYGHRAGAIIGQITRLLVLVLSFVQPWLFFWAIILFLMPAFDEPAVNDVSELNSWRDGLGLVALGLLILIIFPVPEPLAGLLLSAHPTP; encoded by the coding sequence ATGGTTTGGGTGTCTCTACTGCTTCTGGGCTTGATCCTCTATCTCTTGGTTCAACGCGGGGCGGCCCGAATGAGTCGGACTCCGGCCTGGTTGCTGTGGCTGGTTTTGATGATGCCAGCTTTTTTCATCGTGGCCTGGATGCTCGTCAAGGGACAACAAGCCATTCCCTCCCTGCTGCTGATTATGGTCTTTATTTTTAGCTCGTTCCTATATTGGGTTTTACTGCGCCGAAATTTACCCGCTGCTCCCACCCCCGAAACAAACCCCCAGGCCCAAGCAGAGGCAGAACCAGTTCAAAACCTACTTAACCGGGCTGAAGAAGCACAACTCCAAGGCTGTTTTCCCTGGTCACTCTATTATCTTCAGCAAATTGAATATCGTCCCCAGGCCGTGATTTGTCGGGGGCAGATGCGGGGTCAGGCCGAGAAAGTTTATACCACCGTTCAAGACAATATTGCCCTCCAGTTTGGGGATCGGTTTTTAGTCACGTTTCAAATGGGAGGCAGCGATAAACCCTTTTTTGCCCTAATTCCCAAGCAACGGATTCCTAGCCCTGGCCAGTTAACCCGCCCCCTCGTCACCGGACTTTTGTTTGCATTCACCCTGCTGACCACGACCTTAGCCGGAGCCGCCCTGGCCCAACCCAATCTGACTGTGGCGATGGTAATTCGTTCTCCCCAACTCTTGCTGGCTGGTTTGCCTTATGCCTTGGCGTTGGTGGGAATTTTGGGGGTTCATGAAAGTGGGCATTATTTTATGGCCAAGTATTACCAAATCCAGGCCACGTTGCCCTACTTTATTCCAATTCCCTTTGGCCTGGGGACGTTGGGGGCCTTTATCCAAATTCGCTCTCCGATTCCCCATCGCCGGGCCTTGTTTGATGTGGGCATTGCGGGGCCATTGGCAGGACTCTTGGTGACATTACCGATTTTGGTCTGGGGCCTGGGGCAATCACAACTGGTCGAACTTCCCCAAGACAGCAGCAGTCGGTTGAGCATTGAGGCCCTGAATCCGCGGATTTCGATTTTGTTTGCCTTGTTCTGCCGTTTTGTCTGGGGAGCCGATTTAACGACCCTCTCCGGGATTCACCTACATCCAGTGGCGATTGCGGGGGCCTTGGGCCTGGTGGTGACGGCCTTAAATTTGATGCCTGTGGGTCAGTTGGATGGCGGACATATTGTTCATGCCATGTATGGTCATCGGGCTGGGGCGATCATTGGGCAAATTACCCGCCTCTTGGTCTTAGTCCTGTCCTTTGTGCAACCTTGGCTCTTCTTTTGGGCCATCATTCTCTTTCTGATGCCAGCCTTTGATGAACCCGCCGTCAATGATGTCTCGGAACTTAATTCTTGGCGCGATGGTCTGGGACTGGTGGCATTAGGATTATTGATTTTAATTATTTTCCCGGTGCCAGAACCCTTAGCTGGTTTACTTTTGAGCGCACACCCAACGCCATAG
- the grrP gene encoding extracellular substrate binding-like orphan protein GrrP produces the protein MFTKVKLLLLSSLLLLVTPRAGLAETVMEKVARTGILTVGISLNQAPYSYINAENEIDGYSVNVVNLIRNQLSQELGKPITLQAVQAEDAAAQISKLQNREVDIVCNTAFTWNRDQYVDFSTSYNIVNVRVLVPQGSNLLTLQALAGKRLAVVPNTVFEKAAKLAQPQATLVPIATFTDALKALKAKKVDGVVGDSLFIMALSQSLGMTNLDLAPQSPLASYGVGCMLPQGDATFRRQVNYTIVKFMGEFLRGDPQATELINTWIGEAGLVQVDPEVLRNFFRFTVMTHEQIP, from the coding sequence ATGTTTACCAAAGTTAAACTTCTGCTCTTATCTAGTCTGTTGTTGCTCGTCACACCGCGGGCCGGTCTGGCGGAAACGGTGATGGAAAAAGTCGCTCGGACTGGCATCTTAACGGTGGGGATTAGTCTCAACCAGGCCCCCTATAGCTATATCAACGCTGAAAATGAAATTGATGGCTATTCGGTCAATGTGGTGAACTTAATCCGCAACCAACTGAGCCAAGAACTGGGTAAACCCATCACCCTCCAGGCCGTCCAAGCTGAAGATGCTGCTGCTCAGATTAGCAAGCTCCAAAATCGGGAAGTGGACATTGTTTGTAATACCGCCTTTACCTGGAACCGAGATCAGTATGTAGATTTTTCAACAAGTTACAACATTGTCAATGTCCGGGTATTGGTTCCCCAAGGCAGTAATTTACTGACTTTACAGGCCTTGGCCGGAAAACGCCTGGCAGTGGTTCCCAATACGGTTTTTGAAAAAGCGGCTAAGTTAGCTCAACCCCAGGCCACGTTGGTTCCTATTGCCACCTTTACGGATGCCTTAAAAGCCTTAAAAGCCAAAAAAGTAGATGGAGTAGTTGGGGATAGTCTATTTATTATGGCCCTGAGTCAAAGCTTAGGGATGACAAACCTGGATTTAGCTCCCCAGTCTCCCCTGGCTAGTTATGGTGTGGGTTGTATGCTGCCCCAGGGCGATGCCACCTTTCGCCGCCAAGTCAACTACACCATTGTCAAATTTATGGGGGAGTTTCTGCGGGGTGACCCCCAAGCCACTGAGTTAATTAATACCTGGATTGGCGAGGCGGGACTGGTACAAGTGGATCCAGAGGTGCTGCGGAACTTCTTTCGGTTTACGGTCATGACCCACGAACAAATTCCCTAG
- a CDS encoding glutathione S-transferase family protein, whose translation MNYPLSWSELAALANFHPDLVNGPTNAQARLRLFGQSESAVRVTLYRDHHAWCPYCQKVWLWLEERQIPYRVTKVTMFCYGQKEAWYKRKVPSGMLPAVELDGRLLTESDDILLALETTFGPLGWGMTDARVLPLRRLERLLFRAWCNWLCYPTRSAREEVQNKAQFLQVVAQVEAALAQTPGPFFLEEFSTADVVFVPYVERMNASLFYYKGYSLREENPSLGEWFTGLETLPTYRGTQSDFHTHAHDLPPQMGGCYSNMEPQTNAYQQRVDQGPWFGLPDVTYPEPETSRTEALTRVLKHREKIIQVNPGPPTLIDPALRAALTHLMTGAAVIPPAHSDAALRYLRDRISVPRDMSIYAAKRLRDSLELTASLVGPNQGPPIPQQHRRDQDPANFAQSCQ comes from the coding sequence ATGAATTACCCCCTCTCATGGTCAGAATTAGCCGCCCTTGCCAATTTTCATCCGGATTTAGTCAACGGCCCCACCAATGCCCAGGCCCGGCTCCGGTTATTTGGCCAGTCGGAATCAGCAGTGCGGGTGACGCTTTACCGAGATCATCATGCCTGGTGTCCCTACTGTCAGAAGGTCTGGCTCTGGCTAGAAGAGAGGCAAATTCCCTACCGAGTTACCAAAGTCACCATGTTTTGCTATGGCCAAAAAGAGGCCTGGTATAAGCGCAAAGTCCCCTCTGGAATGCTCCCGGCAGTGGAATTAGATGGCCGCTTACTGACGGAAAGTGATGACATTCTCTTAGCTTTAGAAACTACCTTTGGCCCCTTGGGTTGGGGGATGACTGATGCACGGGTGTTGCCATTGCGCCGCTTAGAACGGTTACTGTTCCGGGCCTGGTGTAATTGGCTCTGTTATCCGACCCGCTCTGCTAGAGAAGAGGTCCAAAATAAAGCTCAATTTTTGCAAGTGGTGGCCCAAGTCGAGGCAGCCTTAGCTCAAACTCCTGGCCCATTTTTCCTAGAAGAATTCAGTACCGCCGATGTGGTGTTTGTCCCCTATGTGGAGCGGATGAATGCCAGCTTGTTTTATTACAAAGGATACTCACTGCGGGAGGAAAACCCAAGCTTAGGGGAATGGTTCACAGGCCTGGAAACGCTGCCAACCTATCGCGGCACCCAAAGTGATTTCCATACCCATGCCCATGATTTACCGCCACAGATGGGGGGCTGTTACAGCAATATGGAACCTCAAACCAATGCCTATCAGCAACGGGTGGATCAGGGCCCTTGGTTTGGACTACCGGACGTGACCTACCCTGAACCGGAAACTAGCCGCACTGAAGCCCTCACTCGCGTGCTCAAACATCGTGAAAAAATTATCCAGGTTAATCCGGGCCCACCGACTCTGATTGATCCAGCCCTGCGCGCCGCCCTCACCCATTTGATGACAGGAGCAGCAGTAATACCTCCAGCTCATTCTGATGCGGCATTAAGGTATCTCCGGGATCGAATTAGTGTGCCTCGGGATATGTCTATCTATGCGGCCAAGCGACTGCGAGACTCTTTGGAGTTAACCGCTAGTTTAGTCGGCCCCAATCAAGGCCCCCCGATTCCCCAACAACATCGGCGTGACCAAGACCCTGCGAATTTTGCCCAGTCTTGCCAGTGA
- a CDS encoding Rpn family recombination-promoting nuclease/putative transposase, which produces MRRDSIFYQLFQQFPSLLFQLVDAPPTNASAYRFESVAVKEAQFQIDGVFLPPETAGPGTIYFCEVQFQRDEQLYERLFAELFLYFYRHRGNFSDWQAVIIYPHRNTEQAELTPYAELLNSGKVHRIFIDELGEPENLSPELGLMRLTIEYESSAPRLAGVILTKAEASTPKRQAIIDLVTTIMVYKFTTLSRQEVEAMLGFTVSELQQSRFYQEVKDEGRQEGRQEGE; this is translated from the coding sequence ATGCGGCGCGACTCAATTTTTTACCAACTGTTTCAGCAATTTCCGTCTCTGTTGTTTCAACTTGTGGACGCACCCCCTACTAATGCTAGTGCCTATCGGTTTGAGTCTGTCGCAGTCAAGGAAGCTCAGTTTCAAATTGATGGAGTCTTTTTACCACCGGAAACAGCAGGACCTGGAACAATTTATTTCTGTGAAGTGCAATTCCAACGAGATGAACAACTGTATGAACGTCTGTTTGCTGAGTTATTTCTCTATTTTTACCGTCATCGGGGTAACTTTTCTGACTGGCAGGCCGTGATTATTTATCCCCATCGCAACACAGAGCAGGCAGAATTAACTCCCTATGCTGAATTATTGAATAGTGGCAAGGTTCACCGGATTTTTATTGATGAGTTAGGAGAGCCAGAGAATTTATCCCCAGAATTAGGACTGATGCGATTGACCATTGAATACGAATCCAGTGCGCCGCGATTAGCCGGAGTAATTCTAACCAAAGCCGAGGCATCTACTCCCAAGAGGCAAGCCATAATAGACTTAGTGACAACGATTATGGTTTATAAATTCACAACCTTAAGTCGGCAGGAGGTTGAGGCGATGTTAGGGTTTACGGTCAGCGAATTACAACAAAGCCGCTTTTATCAAGAGGTCAAGGACGAAGGACGGCAAGAGGGGCGACAAGAAGGTGAGTGA